The genomic interval CGTCGTCAGTTCGAAAGTTTTCCCGCATGAAACTGAGGCTTGGCCTGATCGGCTTGGGGGATCACTGGCAAAGTCGCTATTTGCCAGCGTTGAGGGTGCTGCATGACCGTTTCGACGTCCGCGCCGTGTACAGCACCGTCGCGAAACTGTCGGAAAACACGGCAGCAGAGTTCCAGGCGGACCCCGTCGATGGGTACCGCAGTCTTGTCAGCCGCTGCGACATCGACGCGGTGATGATCCTGAAACCCTGTTGGCTGGGCTGGCTGCCGGCATTGGCGGCCTGTGAAGCGGGCAAGGCCGTTTATTGGGCGGGCGGTTTGGACTTTGATCCCGCGCAAGCGGAATCGGTTCGGCAATCGATCCAGCAGAGCGGGGTCTCGTTCATGACGGAGCTGCCCAGGCGATTTTCCCCCGCGACGCTGAGGCTCAAGGAACTGATCGCGACGCGATTGGGGGCTCCGAAGCTGCTTTTTGCACATCGACGACTTCCGGCGGCAGAGAACCAGCGATCGGGTGCCAGTGATTCCAGTCGCAGCAAATCGGAGTTGGTGGAGCTGATCGATTGGTGCCAGTACGTGGTCGGCCGCGCACCCACGGCAGTCTCCAGCAGCCGCTACGGGGACGATGATCACGAGGAATACTGGCGACTCTCGCTACAGTTTCCCTCCGCCGAGCACGGCGGCAAATCGCTGCCGCCGGTCAACGCGCAAGTCAGTTGTGGCAGCTATATGCCGGCACAGTGGAGCGAAGCGGCCAATTTTCGTCCGCCCGCTGCCTTGCAAGTCTGTTGCGAGCGAGGGATCGCGTTCATCGATCTGCCGGCGACGCTGGTGTGGTTTGACGAAGCCGGCAGGCACGTCGAAGCGTTGGAGACAGAACTGCCCGTCGGCCAGCAGTTGCTCACACAATTTCACCGATCGGTGACCAGCTTGGTCAGATCCATCGGCGGCTTGGAAGATACCTTCCGCGCCGCCCGAGTCCTCGCCGCGGCCAACCAAAGCGAGCTCGAAGGCCGCCGAGTCGACGTGGAATGATCACTGATTGGAAGCGAGGCAAATACCAGCACGAAGCGCAAGCGAGTGAAAAAAACGACATAAATCACTCGCTTGCGATTCGTGCTGGTGTCAAACGCAATCCACGATGCACTAGCCGAGTGCAGCCATCAGACCCAAACGCACGCCGAGGTTGATCACGAAACAGACCAACGCGATCAGGATGGCTTCAATTCGATCGTTTGTCGAAATGCACCTGACACGTCCCGTTGTCGCAGGATTTACCCGCGATCTTGTACCGACGTTTGGCGACTTGATGGTACAGCCACCGCCATAATCCCGCCGAGCCGGGCAGGTGCATGATCGGGGCAGCTAGCCATAGCAGCGGCAATCGCCGCGTCAGATAACGCACCGCGTCCGCCCCCCCGTGTCGACGATCCGCCCCGTCGATCACGTACATTTGCTCCATCAATTGATCGAATGTCAAGTCGGGGTATCTCTCGGCCACCCTGCCGTCGTGTAACGAGAGGAACGCCAACCGTTTTCCGCCCCAGTCCAAACGACTCAGGCTCTCGACGCCGGCCCGGCAGAAATTGCAGTGTCCGTCGAAAAGCACGACATCTGCGTCGGGATTTTCATCGGGATCAGGCAGCTTTGGAGTAGAAAACATCGTCAAAAATCATTGGAAAGATGGAAAAACGGCTTCGATCCTTCTCCCCCCCAAGCCGTATACTGACAGCATACGCTAACGGGTAGCTGAGAGGACTAGAAATCGCACGTGCTTTGGCTGCACGGTTTAGCTGCTCACTTTTGGCTACCCGCTGGTTAACCGAACACTGGGTGATCACGTCACCGGAGAATACAGGTCATCACGATGAATCAAATCGAATATCGAGTCCGATCGGCTCGCAGACGCCTGATCATGGGGCAATTGGGACGCAGCCTCTGCTACACCCTGTTCGCTGCACTGATCGTCGCCATCTTTGCCTGTGCCATTCCTCAGTTCTACGTGATCGACATCGACTTTCAAACTTGGGCGTACGCCTGGGTCGGCGGTTGTCTCGTCGCAGGTCTGTTGGCCGCCGTGATTCACACCTTCCTCAAAGCACCGTCGTTGGGTGACGTGGCGAGGGAAGTCGATCATCGCTTCGGGCTTCGCGAACGTTTGAGCAGTTCAATGTCATTGGAACAGAGTGACCGCGAAAGTGATTTCGGTATCGCGTTGATGACCGATGCTGAAAAGCAAGCCAGCCAAATCGATGTCGCCAAACGTTTCCAGCTCAAACCGTCCAAGATCGGTTGGCTGCCTCTATCGCTTGCGCCCGTGCTGGTGATCGTGTTGATGCTGGTCAACCCGGCATCGAATTCTTCGGCGAGTAACCAGACGACGGTCGATCCCGCCGTGGCCGCGCAAGTTAAGAAGGCGGCGATGCAACTCAAGAAGCGACTGCAGCAACAAAAACGCAAGGCAGACGCGGCCGGCCTGAAAGAGGCTCGTGACTTGTTCGAGAAAATGGAGATGGATCTCGACAAGATGGCCGAGAAGAAAAATCTCGACAAGAAAGACGCGATGATCGCGCTCAATGACCTCAAGAAACAACTGGACCAGCGCCGCCAAGAAATCGGCTCGACCGAGCAAATGCAAAAAGCAATGTCGCAGATGAAAGGACTCGATGCAGGTCCAGCGGACAAAGTTGCCAAGTCGATGGAGAAGGGCGAGTTCGGAAAAGCCAGTGACATCGTCAAACAGCTCGCTGAAAAAATGCGTGACGGCAAACTGAGCGAGAAAGAAAAAGAGCAACTGCAAAAACAAGTCCAGCAGATGCAGGAACAAATGAAAAAGGCGGTCGAAGAACACAAGCAACGCAAGGAAGAGCTGCAAAAGAAAATCGATCAAGCTCGCAGCGAAGGACGCCAGGATGATGCCGCGAAGTTGCAAGAGCAGATGAACAAGATGCAGCAACAAGATCAGCAGATGCAGCAAATGCAAAAGATGTCTCAAGCCCTCAACGATGCGGCTCAGGCAATGCAACAAGGCGACTCGCAGCAGGCCGCCGACGCACTGCAAGAAATGGCAGACCAACTCGGCGACATGCAACAAGAAATGTCGGAGCTGCAGGATCTCGAATCAGCCATGAACGACCTGTCTCAGTCCAAGGAACAAATGCGTTGCAAGAACTGTGGCGGCGGCGGCTGCAAGCAGTGCCAAGGCAACGGAATGGGAATGCAGTTCGGACAGGGCGACGGTGAAGGCGAAGGCGATGGCTTGGGCAAAGGAAACGGCTCGGGCGACCGCCCCGAAGAAGAAGGTGACACGAACACCTACGAAACACAGGTGCGTGGTCAGGTCAAAAAAGGCAAGGCACGCATCAGCGGATTTGCCGACGGCCCCAACCGCAAAGGCGTCACGCGTGAGGAACTCAAAAGTGTGATCGACAGTGCTTTGGCCGAGGAAAGCAACCCGCTGGAAAACCAAAATCTGCCACGCACCGAACAGCAGCACGCCAAAGACTACTTCGACAAGCTACGCACCAACTGATCCCTACTACGTCAGCCTTTCCAGGCTGACGGTGGGCCGTTCAAAATTTGGTGTTGACTCGATGTTTCGGCGTTGGTTTTTGAGCCATTTCTTGTCCACTGGCACCTCCCTCAAGGAACTTGGGGGAGGTCGAGCAGAGCCCTTCAGGCGAATGCGAGGGAGGGGGCCTATCTGCGCAAGTCAATGATTGGGAACGGCAAAACGCTTGGCGGGGCACGCTATCGACTTGGAAAGTCGAGCGACGATTGTCGTTCGACTTTCCAAGTCGAAAACGAACACGACCATCCGCCCAAACACAAGCCATACGCCTTATGCCAGGCTAGCGGTCTGGGACAGCTAGAAGTTAGGGTTTGCCGTAGTGGATCTTGGCAAACATCCCACCGCTACAGGATCTTTAACAAGATCCACTACCCTAAAGCTAAGTTGTCCCAGACCACTGGCGTCGTCGGCTCACTGAACCAACAGGCATCAAGCGTTTTTATTTACCCCAGCAGTTTCTCGCAGCGTGCCGGGGAAACTTTGGTGGATGTTCCCAACGGCTGCGCGAACAAGCTCACACGTAACTCTTCCAGCAACCAGCGAAACTCGACCGCGGCGTTCTTCTGCGGCGTGCGCTCCGACTCCGGCATGCCTTGCAGCCATCGATCGTACAACTCGCCGACGGTCGCCATATTGGTCTGATCTCGCTGCGCCGCTCCGCTGCGCAGTTTGTCCAGTCGGTAGCTGATCGCTGACAAATAGCGTGGGTAGTGTTTTAACCAGCACCACGGGGTGACCGAGAGAAATCCGTCGCACAACAGCCAAGCGAGCTGATGCTTGACATCGGCAACGGCCTCACCATAGCGACTCACTGGTGTCGACTCGATCGCGCCGCGGGCCTTCAAATGCTGTTCACCCAACGCAGTCAACCACGACGCGACTTCTTGAACGGCAATGGAAATGCGTTCGCCTCGATTGGCTCGCCTTGCCTCGAACTCTTCTTTTGTCCGCACGATGCCCTGTTGTTCGACGAATGCGATCCGAGCCAGCAAGTCCATCAAGGATGTCTCCATCTGGCTCGTCGGCACAGCACCCGACAAAGCGATCTTTGCTTGTTGCAAGGACGGCAGCCAACGAACTTGGCGACGCAGTTCCTGGTGTTCGGACAACGCGTACAAGCGGGTGATCCCCTGCGCCATCGCGGCAGCAGCGGTGGTTTGATCGGCGAACAACGCCACTCGGACTTGAGTGCCATCGTCGACCAAAGCTGGGTACTGCGCGACGCGAACACCCCCGCGTGTTTGGACGACTTCTGCCGGCAGCGACTGGAGTTCGAATTCCTTCATCGGCGCGTCGGGCAACGGGTGGTCGACGTCGCCGCTGGGTGCCGGCGCCGATTCGGCATCGGTGCCGGTTCCCAATCGTTCGATCAGCGGCGCGACACTGCGTCCCTTGGCGACCGTCTTGCCTTCGTCGTCCACGACATCGACCAGGAAGTTCAGATGGTCGTCGAGTTTTTCCGTTTGAAAATCGGCCGGAGTGACGGGCATTTCCGCGTGCCGCGTCATCGCTTGGCAGACCGCCGTCATGAAGGGGACTTGGCCGTACACCGGCTGGAGTTCCCCCGCGATCACGGCGGCAACGTCGGCAGCAGGCACCAGGTTTCGCCGAATGCGTTTGGGCAACGACTTGATCATCGCGATCAACTTGGGTTTCAGCAGTCCGGGCACCAGCCATCCCAATCGTTCGTCGCTGACTTGCGAGAGCGCGGCTTGATGAATCTTGAGGTGCACGCCGTCTTCTTCACTGCCCGGCTCAAAGCGATACATCAGTGGCAGTTGGCTTTTGCCGATCTCCAGTGCATCAGGAAAATCTTGCTGCGTGATTTCTTCCGTGGCCACATCCAAGATGTCTTCGGGACGCATGTACGGAGTTTCGGGCGTGTCGATTGCGGGAGGCGACTGCATCCAAGCCGACACACTTGCCGAGTCCGTCAACTGTTTGGTCCACTCGGGCACCACTTGCTGACGGTCAAACTTCTCCAGCCTCGCCCGATCGATGACCTCCTCCG from Stieleria varia carries:
- a CDS encoding Gfo/Idh/MocA family protein, giving the protein MKLRLGLIGLGDHWQSRYLPALRVLHDRFDVRAVYSTVAKLSENTAAEFQADPVDGYRSLVSRCDIDAVMILKPCWLGWLPALAACEAGKAVYWAGGLDFDPAQAESVRQSIQQSGVSFMTELPRRFSPATLRLKELIATRLGAPKLLFAHRRLPAAENQRSGASDSSRSKSELVELIDWCQYVVGRAPTAVSSSRYGDDDHEEYWRLSLQFPSAEHGGKSLPPVNAQVSCGSYMPAQWSEAANFRPPAALQVCCERGIAFIDLPATLVWFDEAGRHVEALETELPVGQQLLTQFHRSVTSLVRSIGGLEDTFRAARVLAAANQSELEGRRVDVE
- a CDS encoding thiol-disulfide oxidoreductase DCC family protein — encoded protein: MFSTPKLPDPDENPDADVVLFDGHCNFCRAGVESLSRLDWGGKRLAFLSLHDGRVAERYPDLTFDQLMEQMYVIDGADRRHGGADAVRYLTRRLPLLWLAAPIMHLPGSAGLWRWLYHQVAKRRYKIAGKSCDNGTCQVHFDKRSN